The Pseudomonadota bacterium genome has a window encoding:
- a CDS encoding 3-hydroxyacyl-CoA dehydrogenase NAD-binding domain-containing protein has translation MTYKAMTVDIDSDGIALVTIDLPGQSMNVWNADLIDDFNVFVEELNSNDAITGAVITSGKASGFLAGADLNMLGSSKANSMAEAFEGAFALNATLRKMETGGHPAKALLKGAAHAKPVAAAINGLALGGGLELALACHYRVVADNPKIQLGLPEVQVGLLPGGGGTQRMPRLMGLQASAMMLLQGKPANPQAALAQGIVHEVAPADELVAKAKAWVKANPKAAAPWDKKGYKVPGGAGSMNPNAVQFFVGANALANKQSKGNYAAVQAIMSCLYEGTQLPMDTALRVESKYFTKLLSGSQAKNMIRTLFINKQAAEKGAARPADVPKAELKKVGVLGGGLMGSGITHVTAKGGMDVVVLDRSVEEATKAVTYSQKIVDKKVARGKMTQEKADAFMARITPTDNYDDLKDVDLIIEAVFERPDVKADVIKKTEAVIRDDVIFASNTSTLPITGLAKNSQRPEQFIGLHFFSPVEKMPLLEIIPGEETGDKALAVAFDYNARIRKTPIVVKDVRGFFTNRVFPPYAGEAMLMVTEGVSMALIENAALHMGMPIGPLAVVDETTLQLGYDVMQSTKEELGDAYKPSGTEGLFELMVKQIDRRGRRFGGGFYDYDDKGNKKGLWQGITEHFPLAEVQPSVEEVQQRLMFVQLIATAQCYEEGVVHDPQSADLGAIFGWGFAPWTGGPISHIDTMGVDSFVRTADSLAQKHGERFKPPVLLREMADKGESFYKAA, from the coding sequence ATGACCTATAAAGCCATGACCGTTGATATTGACAGCGACGGTATTGCCCTTGTCACCATTGATCTGCCTGGCCAGTCAATGAATGTCTGGAATGCCGATCTGATCGATGACTTCAATGTGTTTGTTGAGGAACTAAACAGCAATGATGCCATTACCGGCGCGGTGATCACCTCGGGCAAGGCATCGGGCTTCCTTGCCGGCGCCGATCTCAACATGCTGGGCAGCAGCAAGGCCAACAGCATGGCCGAAGCGTTTGAAGGCGCGTTCGCGCTCAACGCGACGCTGCGCAAGATGGAAACCGGCGGCCATCCGGCCAAGGCGCTGCTCAAGGGCGCGGCGCATGCCAAGCCGGTTGCTGCCGCGATTAACGGTTTGGCGCTCGGCGGTGGTCTCGAGCTGGCACTGGCCTGTCATTATCGGGTTGTCGCCGACAATCCGAAGATCCAGCTGGGCCTGCCCGAAGTGCAGGTTGGCCTGCTGCCCGGCGGTGGCGGCACCCAGCGCATGCCGCGGCTGATGGGCCTGCAGGCTTCGGCGATGATGCTGCTCCAGGGCAAGCCGGCTAATCCACAGGCGGCGCTGGCCCAGGGCATTGTCCACGAAGTCGCGCCCGCTGACGAGCTGGTCGCCAAGGCCAAAGCCTGGGTCAAGGCCAACCCCAAGGCGGCCGCGCCATGGGATAAAAAGGGCTATAAGGTGCCTGGCGGTGCCGGCTCGATGAACCCTAATGCGGTGCAGTTCTTTGTCGGCGCCAACGCCCTCGCCAACAAACAGAGCAAGGGCAATTATGCTGCGGTCCAGGCGATCATGTCCTGCCTTTATGAAGGCACCCAGCTGCCGATGGATACCGCGCTCAGGGTGGAATCGAAATATTTCACCAAGCTGCTTTCGGGTAGTCAGGCCAAGAACATGATCCGTACCCTGTTCATCAACAAGCAGGCAGCCGAGAAAGGCGCAGCGCGTCCGGCCGATGTGCCCAAGGCCGAGCTCAAGAAAGTCGGTGTGCTCGGCGGTGGCCTGATGGGATCGGGCATCACCCATGTCACTGCGAAGGGTGGCATGGACGTGGTGGTCCTTGATCGCAGCGTCGAGGAAGCGACCAAGGCGGTGACCTACAGCCAGAAGATCGTCGACAAGAAAGTCGCGCGCGGCAAGATGACACAGGAAAAGGCCGACGCCTTTATGGCGCGCATCACCCCGACCGACAATTATGATGACCTGAAAGACGTCGATCTGATTATCGAGGCGGTGTTTGAGCGCCCCGATGTCAAGGCCGATGTCATCAAGAAGACAGAAGCGGTGATCCGCGACGATGTGATCTTCGCTTCCAACACCTCGACCCTGCCGATCACCGGTCTGGCGAAGAACAGCCAGCGCCCGGAACAGTTTATCGGCCTGCATTTCTTCTCACCGGTAGAGAAGATGCCGCTGCTCGAGATCATCCCCGGTGAGGAGACCGGCGACAAGGCGCTTGCAGTGGCATTTGATTACAATGCCCGCATCCGCAAGACGCCGATTGTGGTCAAGGATGTGCGCGGCTTCTTCACCAACCGCGTCTTCCCGCCTTATGCCGGCGAGGCGATGCTGATGGTCACCGAGGGCGTCTCGATGGCGCTGATCGAAAATGCGGCGCTGCATATGGGCATGCCCATTGGCCCGCTGGCAGTGGTCGACGAGACCACTTTGCAGCTGGGCTATGATGTGATGCAGTCGACCAAGGAAGAGCTGGGCGATGCCTATAAGCCGAGCGGGACCGAGGGTCTGTTCGAGCTGATGGTCAAGCAGATCGACCGGCGCGGACGGCGCTTTGGCGGCGGCTTTTACGACTATGACGACAAGGGCAACAAGAAAGGCCTGTGGCAGGGCATTACCGAGCATTTCCCGCTCGCCGAGGTCCAGCCCAGCGTCGAGGAGGTGCAGCAGCGGCTGATGTTCGTCCAGCTGATTGCCACCGCACAATGCTATGAGGAAGGCGTGGTGCATGATCCGCAATCGGCCGATCTCGGCGCGATTTTCGGCTGGGGCTTTGCGCCCTGGACCGGCGGTCCGATCAGCCATATCGACACCATGGGCGTCGACAGTTTTGTGCGCACCGCCGACTCGCTGGCGCAAAAACATGGTGAGCGGTTCAAGCCGCCGGTGCTGCTGCGTGAAATGGCCGACAAGGGCGAGAGCTTCTACAAAGCGGCCTGA
- the ileS gene encoding isoleucine--tRNA ligase translates to MTDSNAPEKPNYKDTVFLPKTPFPMKAGLANKEPGILDRWRDEKLYETLRERRKGRETFILHDGPPYANGDIHIGHSLNKILKDLVVRTQSLLGKDAPYVPGWDCHGLPIEWKIEEQYRKKKRNKDEVPAAEFRAECRDYADKWVNVQREQFQRLGVMGRWDQPYLTMDYAAEAEIVAELLKFAESGQLYRGAKPVMWSPVEKTALAEAEVEYEDICSTQIDVAFEIVEAPNAPELVGAHAVIWTTTPWTIPVNQALAYGEDIEYVAFKILGSVAAEWASESSMTARQLSVLSGQTILVSDQLLGALKDRVCGKGGHLEVDTLWRGKGSQLAGAVAKHPMADIFSSPLPGGEGAPKADGTEHPHPTLSLKGEGLKNTDFFTKPRPFLPGDFVTTDAGTGLVHMAPDHGEDDFDLCKAHGINPVFAVDADGQYREDWAWLPRSGSVINKKFVAADGPICSDLREAGALLSASDDFAHSYPHSWRSKAKIIYRCTPQWFVPMDQPLPDFTTARAEPVEALSLGEEENGPSTSSGRTEFERGHAKGINPTLREVALDEIRNKIRFVPERGQRRLESMVEGRPDWVLSRQRAWGVPIALYVNRKSGEYLNDPAVNERIIDAFKQGGADAWFDADHQALLGNNYDLNDYEVITDILDVWFDSGSTHAFVLESERWPELDSPADLYLEGSDQHRGWFQSSLLESGGTRGRAPYKALLTHGMTLDKSGKKMSKSLGNTLDPQKVINVQGADILRLWAASVDFTEDHRIGDEILKTVSDSYRKLRNTFRYMLGGLSDFDEAEKMPVADMPELERYMLHRLAALDAELKQAVNDFAFGKYVRALSDFANEDLSAFFFDIRKDCLYCDVNPATGTQTDKRRAYRTVLDIMFHAMTRYIAPVLCFTAEEVWGTRYPESESVHLLEWPEVDARWSDAELAGKWDRLREQREAVTEAIEPLRQEKTIRSSLEAEIVFPHDELAVSPEDFAEICIIAGVADGKELSVSKTSNHKCGRCWRLIPDVAFDGGLCDRCSSVLNG, encoded by the coding sequence ATGACCGACAGCAACGCGCCCGAAAAGCCAAACTATAAAGACACGGTGTTCCTGCCCAAAACGCCTTTCCCGATGAAGGCGGGATTGGCCAATAAGGAGCCGGGCATTCTTGATCGCTGGCGCGACGAAAAGCTGTATGAGACGCTGCGCGAGCGGCGCAAGGGACGCGAGACCTTCATCCTGCATGACGGCCCGCCCTATGCCAATGGCGATATCCATATCGGCCATTCCTTGAACAAGATTCTCAAGGATCTGGTGGTGCGCACCCAGAGCCTGCTCGGCAAGGACGCGCCCTATGTCCCCGGTTGGGATTGCCACGGCCTGCCGATCGAATGGAAGATCGAGGAGCAATATCGCAAGAAAAAGCGCAACAAGGATGAGGTGCCCGCCGCTGAATTCCGCGCCGAATGCCGCGATTATGCCGATAAATGGGTCAATGTGCAGCGTGAGCAGTTTCAGCGCCTCGGCGTGATGGGCCGCTGGGACCAGCCCTATCTCACCATGGACTATGCCGCCGAGGCCGAGATTGTCGCCGAGCTGCTGAAATTCGCTGAATCGGGTCAATTATATCGCGGCGCCAAGCCGGTAATGTGGTCGCCGGTGGAGAAGACCGCTTTGGCCGAGGCCGAGGTGGAATATGAGGATATCTGCTCGACCCAGATCGATGTGGCGTTTGAGATTGTTGAGGCACCGAATGCACCAGAGCTGGTCGGCGCGCATGCAGTGATTTGGACGACGACGCCCTGGACGATCCCGGTTAATCAGGCGCTCGCTTATGGTGAGGATATTGAGTATGTGGCCTTCAAGATACTAGGCTCGGTTGCCGCTGAATGGGCAAGCGAAAGCAGTATGACGGCTCGTCAGCTTAGTGTGCTTTCTGGACAAACGATTCTCGTTTCAGATCAACTGCTTGGTGCCCTTAAAGACCGAGTTTGCGGTAAGGGTGGTCACCTGGAAGTTGACACTCTTTGGAGAGGCAAAGGCTCCCAACTCGCCGGAGCCGTCGCCAAGCACCCCATGGCGGACATCTTCTCTTCCCCCCTCCCCGGCGGGGAGGGGGCTCCCAAGGCCGATGGGACAGAACACCCTCACCCAACCCTCTCCCTCAAGGGAGAGGGCTTGAAGAATACCGACTTCTTCACCAAGCCCCGCCCCTTCCTGCCCGGCGATTTTGTCACCACTGATGCGGGTACCGGCCTTGTCCATATGGCGCCCGATCATGGCGAGGATGACTTTGATCTGTGCAAGGCGCATGGCATCAACCCGGTGTTTGCGGTCGATGCCGACGGGCAATATCGCGAGGATTGGGCCTGGCTGCCGCGTTCAGGATCAGTGATCAACAAGAAGTTTGTCGCTGCTGACGGGCCGATTTGCTCTGATCTGCGCGAGGCGGGGGCATTGCTCTCGGCTTCGGATGATTTTGCCCATAGCTATCCGCATAGCTGGCGCTCCAAGGCGAAGATCATCTATCGCTGCACCCCGCAATGGTTTGTGCCGATGGACCAGCCATTGCCAGACTTCACCACCGCTCGGGCTGAGCCTGTCGAAGCCCTGTCCTTGGGTGAAGAGGAGAACGGCCCTTCGACAAGCTCAGGGCGAACGGAGTTTGAGCGTGGCCACGCCAAAGGTATCAACCCCACGCTCCGCGAAGTGGCACTCGATGAAATCCGCAACAAAATCCGCTTTGTGCCCGAGCGCGGCCAGCGGCGGCTGGAGTCGATGGTGGAGGGTCGCCCCGATTGGGTGTTGTCACGCCAGCGCGCCTGGGGCGTGCCGATTGCGCTCTATGTCAATCGCAAGAGTGGCGAGTATCTCAATGACCCGGCGGTGAATGAACGGATTATCGACGCGTTCAAACAGGGCGGGGCCGATGCCTGGTTCGATGCCGATCATCAGGCGCTGCTCGGCAATAATTATGATCTCAATGATTATGAGGTCATCACCGATATTCTCGACGTCTGGTTCGACAGCGGCTCGACCCACGCCTTTGTGCTTGAAAGCGAACGCTGGCCCGAACTGGACAGCCCGGCGGACCTGTACCTCGAAGGGTCTGACCAGCATCGCGGCTGGTTCCAGTCAAGCCTGCTCGAAAGCGGCGGCACAAGAGGCCGCGCGCCCTATAAGGCGCTGCTGACGCACGGCATGACGCTCGACAAGAGCGGCAAGAAAATGTCGAAGTCGCTGGGCAATACGCTTGATCCGCAAAAGGTCATCAATGTGCAGGGTGCCGATATTTTGCGGCTCTGGGCGGCGAGTGTCGATTTTACCGAGGATCACCGCATTGGCGATGAAATCCTCAAAACCGTGTCGGACAGCTATCGCAAGCTGCGCAATACCTTTCGCTATATGCTGGGCGGCTTGTCGGATTTTGACGAGGCCGAGAAAATGCCCGTCGCCGATATGCCCGAGCTGGAGCGCTATATGCTGCACCGGCTGGCGGCGCTGGATGCCGAGCTGAAGCAGGCGGTCAATGACTTCGCATTTGGCAAATATGTCCGCGCGCTTTCCGATTTCGCCAATGAGGACCTGTCGGCCTTTTTCTTCGATATCCGCAAGGATTGCCTCTATTGCGATGTCAATCCAGCGACGGGGACGCAGACCGACAAGCGCCGCGCCTATCGTACTGTGCTCGACATCATGTTCCATGCCATGACGCGCTATATCGCGCCGGTTCTGTGCTTTACTGCCGAGGAAGTATGGGGAACGCGCTATCCCGAGAGCGAGAGCGTGCATCTGCTCGAATGGCCCGAGGTGGACGCGCGCTGGTCCGATGCGGAACTGGCTGGGAAATGGGACAGGTTGCGCGAACAGCGCGAGGCGGTGACCGAGGCGATTGAGCCGTTACGACAGGAAAAGACCATCCGCTCCAGCCTGGAAGCGGAGATTGTCTTTCCACATGACGAACTCGCCGTATCGCCGGAAGACTTTGCTGAAATCTGTATCATCGCCGGCGTTGCTGATGGCAAAGAGCTGTCCGTCAGCAAAACCAGCAACCATAAATGCGGTCGTTGCTGGCGGTTAATCCCCGATGTGGCATTTGACGGCGGCTTGTGCGACCGCTGCAGCAGCGTGTTGAACGGATAA
- the lspA gene encoding signal peptidase II encodes MGQVDSQEKSYRRQGLFLAAFVFLLDQAVKYMVVVPLSLESRQSVEIVPFFNLTWAENYGVSMGFLTAESPLQRWLLVALTGLIAMIVLVWMFRETLRGDIWALALILGGALGNILDRARLGYVIDYADLHFGDFRPFLIFNVADAAITFGVLLLLARALLIGDKARQTSTGEAAE; translated from the coding sequence ATGGGGCAGGTGGACAGCCAGGAAAAAAGCTATCGGCGGCAGGGGCTGTTTCTCGCCGCCTTCGTCTTTCTGCTCGACCAGGCGGTGAAATATATGGTCGTCGTGCCGCTGTCGCTGGAATCGCGGCAGAGTGTCGAGATTGTACCGTTCTTCAACCTGACCTGGGCGGAGAATTACGGCGTCTCCATGGGGTTTTTGACGGCGGAAAGCCCGCTGCAACGCTGGCTGCTGGTGGCGCTGACCGGCCTGATCGCCATGATCGTGCTGGTGTGGATGTTCCGCGAGACATTGCGCGGCGATATCTGGGCACTGGCGCTGATACTGGGCGGAGCATTGGGGAATATTCTTGATCGCGCGCGGCTGGGCTATGTCATCGACTATGCCGATCTGCATTTTGGTGATTTCCGCCCGTTTCTGATATTCAATGTCGCGGATGCAGCGATAACCTTTGGTGTGCTGTTATTGCTTGCCCGGGCGCTGCTGATCGGCGACAAGGCGCGGCAGACATCGACGGGGGAAGCCGCCGAATGA